In one window of Streptomyces sp. FXJ1.172 DNA:
- a CDS encoding CoA transferase subunit A gives MGGKTMTADEVASRLRSGMTLGIGGWGSRRKPMALVRALLQTGITDLTVVSYGGPDVGMLAAAGRIRKLVTAFVTLDSIPLEPHYRSARERAAFELTEVDEGMFLSGLRAAAHRLPFLPVRAGLGSDVMRINPGLRTVTSPYEDAETLVAMPALRLDAALVHVNRADRLGNGQCLGPDPYFDDLFCAAADAAYVSCERIVDTAELTKEAPAQSLLLKRLAVTGVVEAPNGAHFTSCAPDYGREEAFQRLYASTPWPEFAGRFLGGGEEAYRSAVREWRKEQAG, from the coding sequence ATGGGCGGCAAGACGATGACCGCCGACGAGGTGGCCTCCCGGCTGCGGAGCGGCATGACCCTCGGCATCGGCGGCTGGGGTTCGAGGCGCAAGCCGATGGCGCTGGTCAGAGCCCTGCTGCAGACGGGCATCACGGACCTGACGGTCGTGTCGTACGGCGGCCCGGACGTCGGGATGCTGGCCGCGGCCGGCCGGATCCGCAAGCTGGTCACCGCCTTCGTCACCCTCGACTCGATCCCGCTGGAGCCGCACTACCGGTCGGCGCGCGAGCGGGCCGCGTTCGAGCTGACGGAGGTCGACGAGGGGATGTTCCTGTCGGGCCTGCGCGCGGCGGCGCACCGGCTGCCGTTCCTGCCGGTCCGGGCGGGCCTCGGCTCCGACGTCATGCGGATCAACCCCGGCCTGAGAACGGTCACTTCGCCGTACGAGGACGCGGAGACCCTCGTGGCGATGCCGGCCCTGCGGCTGGACGCGGCCCTGGTCCACGTGAACCGCGCCGACCGGCTGGGCAACGGGCAGTGCCTGGGCCCGGACCCGTACTTCGACGACCTGTTCTGCGCGGCGGCGGACGCTGCCTACGTCTCCTGCGAGCGGATCGTGGACACGGCCGAGCTGACGAAGGAGGCTCCCGCGCAGTCACTCCTGCTCAAACGCCTCGCGGTGACCGGTGTGGTGGAGGCCCCGAACGGCGCGCACTTCACCTCCTGCGCCCCGGACTACGGCAGGGAGGAGGCGTTCCAGCGGCTCTACGCGTCCACGCCCTGGCCAGAGTTCGCCGGCAGGTTCCTGGGCGGGGGCGAGGAGGCCTATCGGTCGGCGGTGCGGGAGTGGCGGAAGGAGCAGGCGGGATGA
- a CDS encoding enoyl-CoA hydratase family protein: MGVSRSSPEKGISVITVDFPPVNALPVRGWSDLADAVRESGRDTGVRCVVLAAEGRGFNAGVDIKEIQAAGQGALIGANHGCAEAFAAVYECAVPVVAAVQGFCLGGGIGLVGNADAIVASEDAVFGLPELDRGALGAATHLARLVPQHLMRALYYTGRTASAAELHRHGSVWRVVPRAELRDAALELAHEIAVKDGRLLRMAKAAINGIDPIDVRRSYRFEQGFTFEANLSGLADRVRDTFGKYDTSGKDDTSGKDDTSGKDDTSGKDDTSGKEGA; encoded by the coding sequence ATGGGTGTCTCCCGTTCGTCCCCGGAAAAAGGGATTTCCGTCATCACCGTTGACTTTCCACCGGTGAACGCGCTCCCGGTTCGCGGCTGGTCCGACCTGGCCGACGCGGTGCGTGAGTCCGGCCGCGACACCGGCGTCCGGTGCGTCGTGCTGGCCGCCGAGGGCCGCGGGTTCAACGCGGGCGTGGACATCAAGGAGATACAGGCGGCCGGGCAGGGCGCCCTGATCGGCGCCAACCACGGCTGCGCGGAGGCCTTCGCGGCGGTGTACGAGTGCGCGGTCCCCGTCGTCGCGGCGGTACAGGGCTTCTGCCTGGGCGGCGGGATAGGCCTGGTGGGCAACGCGGACGCGATCGTGGCGAGCGAGGACGCCGTCTTCGGCCTGCCCGAGCTGGACCGGGGCGCGCTGGGCGCCGCGACCCATCTGGCCCGGCTGGTCCCCCAGCACCTGATGCGCGCCCTCTACTACACGGGACGCACGGCGAGCGCCGCCGAACTGCACCGCCACGGCTCGGTGTGGCGGGTGGTGCCGCGTGCGGAACTGAGAGACGCGGCACTGGAGCTGGCGCACGAGATCGCCGTGAAGGACGGCCGGCTGCTGCGCATGGCGAAGGCCGCGATCAACGGCATCGACCCCATCGACGTGCGCCGCAGCTACCGCTTCGAGCAGGGCTTCACCTTCGAGGCCAACCTCAGCGGACTGGCGGACCGGGTCCGCGACACGTTCGGGAAGTACGACACGTCCGGGAAGGACGACACGTCCGGGAAGGACGACACGTCCGGGAAGGACGACACGTCCGGGAAGGACGACACCTCGGGCAAGGAGGGGGCGTAG
- a CDS encoding SDR family oxidoreductase: MPRDTTVVVTGGTRGVGAGIARAFAEAGARVLACARRPPEHPLDGVEFASLDLRDPPAVRDFFAALPRLDVLVNNAGGTPYRLLAGADAERHAKVVELNLITPLTASLAAYEHLRRSRGCVVMVGSVSGARPSPGSAAYGAAKAGLASLAASMAVEWAPEVRVNTLVVGMVRTELSHLHYGGPDGVAAVSRTVPLGRLAAPADIGAAAVFLASDAASYISGASLHVHGGGERPAFLDAATANREK, translated from the coding sequence TTGCCGCGCGACACCACCGTGGTCGTCACCGGCGGCACCCGGGGCGTCGGAGCGGGGATCGCCCGGGCGTTCGCCGAGGCCGGGGCCCGTGTCCTGGCCTGTGCCCGACGGCCGCCCGAACACCCCCTCGACGGCGTGGAGTTCGCCTCACTCGACCTGCGTGACCCGCCCGCCGTACGGGACTTCTTCGCCGCGCTGCCCCGGCTCGACGTGCTCGTCAACAACGCCGGCGGCACGCCGTACCGGCTGCTCGCCGGCGCCGACGCCGAACGGCACGCCAAGGTCGTCGAGCTGAACCTGATCACCCCGCTGACCGCGTCCCTCGCCGCGTACGAGCACCTGCGGCGCAGCCGGGGCTGCGTCGTGATGGTCGGCAGCGTCAGTGGCGCCCGACCCTCGCCCGGCTCGGCCGCGTACGGGGCCGCCAAGGCGGGCCTGGCCAGTCTGGCCGCCTCCATGGCCGTGGAGTGGGCGCCCGAGGTCCGCGTCAACACCCTCGTGGTCGGCATGGTCCGCACCGAACTGTCCCACCTGCACTACGGCGGTCCGGACGGCGTCGCCGCCGTCTCCCGCACCGTCCCGCTCGGCCGGCTCGCGGCCCCCGCCGACATCGGCGCCGCGGCCGTCTTCCTGGCCTCCGACGCGGCCTCCTACATCAGCGGGGCGAGCCTGCACGTGCACGGCGGCGGGGAGCGGCCCGCCTTCCTCGACGCCGCGACAGCCAACCGGGAGAAGTGA
- a CDS encoding SDR family oxidoreductase, whose translation MSALCDGRVVVVTGAGRGLGRAHALAFAAEGARVVVNDLGVGLDGAPDARNPAETVVAQIRAAGGEAVAHGGDIATAEGAASLIRAAVETYGRLDSLVSNAGFLRDRMLVNLDEDDWDAVIRVHLKGHFLPLKHAAAHWRAEAKAGRTPVARVVHTSSGAGLLGSVGQGNYSAAKAGIVGLTLVAAAELARYGVQVNAVAPAARTRMTERAFAETMAAPATGFDAMAPENVSPLVVWLGSAASAGVTGRVFEAEGGRITVMEGWRPGPTADKGARRTPAEAGETARELLTAAEPPGAVYGA comes from the coding sequence ATGAGCGCACTCTGCGACGGCCGGGTCGTCGTCGTCACCGGCGCCGGCCGCGGGCTCGGCCGTGCCCATGCCCTCGCCTTCGCGGCCGAGGGCGCCCGGGTCGTCGTCAACGACCTGGGCGTGGGGCTGGACGGAGCCCCCGACGCCAGGAACCCGGCCGAAACCGTCGTCGCGCAGATCCGGGCCGCCGGCGGCGAGGCGGTCGCACACGGCGGGGACATCGCCACGGCCGAGGGCGCCGCGTCCCTGATCCGGGCGGCCGTGGAGACGTACGGCCGGCTCGACTCGCTCGTCAGCAACGCCGGGTTCCTGCGCGACCGCATGCTGGTCAATCTCGACGAGGACGACTGGGACGCCGTGATCCGCGTCCACCTCAAGGGGCACTTCCTGCCCCTGAAGCACGCCGCCGCGCACTGGCGGGCCGAGGCCAAGGCCGGGCGCACGCCGGTGGCTCGGGTCGTCCACACCAGCAGCGGGGCCGGTCTGCTGGGCTCGGTGGGACAGGGCAACTACAGCGCCGCCAAGGCCGGGATCGTGGGGCTGACCCTGGTCGCGGCGGCCGAGCTGGCCCGTTACGGCGTCCAGGTCAACGCCGTCGCGCCCGCCGCCCGCACCCGCATGACCGAACGTGCCTTCGCCGAGACGATGGCGGCCCCGGCCACCGGCTTCGACGCCATGGCGCCGGAGAACGTCTCCCCGCTCGTGGTCTGGCTGGGCTCGGCCGCGAGCGCGGGCGTGACGGGCCGGGTGTTCGAGGCGGAGGGCGGGCGGATCACCGTCATGGAGGGCTGGCGGCCCGGCCCCACCGCCGACAAGGGGGCGCGCCGGACTCCGGCCGAGGCGGGGGAGACGGCACGTGAACTGCTGACGGCCGCGGAGCCGCCGGGCGCGGTCTACGGGGCCTAG